The DNA region GTTTCTGGGTAGTGCATCTCCTCTCAAGTTGTCGCCCAAGTACAAATATTGAAGGCGACTCATATTACTTGTCAGAAGGAATGGAATTTCTCCATGTAATTTGTTGCCAGATAAGTGTAGAGATTGAAGTCGTTTTAATCTACCAAATGATGGAGGTATGCCGCCATTAAAACCATTATCAGAAGCCCTTAGATAAAGCAACTCCGGAAAAATCAAGTGAATATCTTCAAGTAATGGCCCGTAGAAGCTATTATAGGAGATGTCTAGTGAAGTAAGACGTGAGCTTATGTTCGCAAAGGTCTTAGGGAATGGACCACTCAAATTGTTGCCTCTAACCCGTTACTGTAAAGTGGCATTATGCATCAGCCAAGAAGGAATGTTTCCCTCAAGCAAATTGTCTGAAAGATCTAGGGACTTCAGGTTGTTCTGTGAGGAAAGGAAGCGGGGCAACTTTCGTAGGTTACAACCGGCTAAACTAAGATCAATAAGCTTGATAGACTGGAACCAATTCTGGGACTCTGTTTCGAGTTCTAAGTAGGGATTATATGAAATATCAAGGTGACTGAGCCTTGATAAATTCgcgaaaatggaaaatgaaaactTGCCCCTGAATTTATTCCCTGACAAAATCAGCGTGTAGATGCTTGGTAGGTTGTGGAATGGAAAGGTAGGAAGGGAGTCGCTGAATTGATTGTTAGAGAGATCCAGATATTGAAGTGCAGTCATATTACTCAAGCATGGGGAGATTTTTCCATGGAGATAGTTACCAAACAGGATTAGTCGCTTCAAGAGCAGGCTATCACAGAGGCATTCCGGAATAAAACCTTGCAAGTTATTACCAGACAAATCTAAGTAATAAAGAGAAGGTAATGCGCCCTTTCCCCAGCAAAGATGAGAGGCACGTTCTATTGAGTTGCCATGCAGATTCAGCTGCTGAAGGCGCTTGAGACTGTGAAGCTCTACAAAGGGCAAAATTAGGAAATTATACATAA from Gossypium hirsutum isolate 1008001.06 chromosome A04, Gossypium_hirsutum_v2.1, whole genome shotgun sequence includes:
- the LOC121228232 gene encoding receptor-like protein 9a, encoding MEITFGNSTFLLIFSLLLCMCSGCHGCMDEERDALLQIKDSINSPEGTAFSSWYGEDCCQWEGVQCNASTTRVSSIFFYYRRDSLLENWYPNATLFAQFKDLEILHLPGNQIAGFTSPDELHSLKRLQQLNLHGNSIERASHLCWGKGALPSLYYLDLSGNNLQGFIPECLCDSLLLKRLILFGNYLHGKISPCLSNMTALQYLDLSNNQFSDSLPTFPFHNLPSIYTLILSGNKFRGKFSFSIFANLSRLSHLDISYNPYLELETESQNWFQSIKLIDLSLAGCNLRKLPRFLSSQNNLKSLDLSDNLLEGNIPSWLMHNATLQ